A genome region from Magnolia sinica isolate HGM2019 chromosome 8, MsV1, whole genome shotgun sequence includes the following:
- the LOC131253928 gene encoding isoamylase 3, chloroplastic-like, with protein sequence MSKFLGTYDFTALPFDWGTDYKFPDIPEKDLVIYKMNVHAFTVDESSGLDPDIRGSYLGVIDKIPYLLELGINAVELLPVFEFDEFEFQRHPNSDHMVRESCYFTLMHLKVYISI encoded by the exons atgtctaaGTTTCTTGGAACTTATGATTTTACTGCCTTGCCTTTTGATTGGGGTACTGATTACAAGTTTCCAGATATACCTGAG AAGGATCTTGTTATATACAAAATGAATGTCCATGCCTTTACTGTTGATGAATCAAGTGGACTTGATCCAGACATTCGTGGCAGCTATCTTGGTGTAATTGACAAG ATCCCATATCTGTTGGAGCTCGGCATCAATGCTGTGGAACTGTtgccagtttttgagtttgatgAGTTTGAATTTCAGAGACATCCAAATTCAGATCACATGGTAAGAGAATCTTGTTACTTCACCTTGATGCATTTGAAGGTTTATATTTCTATCTAA